In Periplaneta americana isolate PAMFEO1 chromosome 4, P.americana_PAMFEO1_priV1, whole genome shotgun sequence, one DNA window encodes the following:
- the LOC138698567 gene encoding uncharacterized protein has product MKTSEAMEPSNGEKTEDTEHTSTMATSSRKGTYKRRKGAANMRGELFELKVIALLFLRAIKTRQKFSLGSNVEVAGPFDDIALSLKNRTIFLQLKHKEKDAIYESQFTVLNGVFSLFQYCEFLCVKEKDWNTNEQLNGFGIFEDCLFVIYTNAELKSKKNCFLDDKDDWQSLIGTEGRIQCFSEKDWPDIHEKFSNLPAHKELLNRAVSGSTTDSTQAILDVVKTLWNRTANKVPRNEELKKILSKLQNFKNLSEYKDFLSKIWIFTGQKNESELDDLIKKALEGACGTDSSYNKYMEDIKKWWKKGKTYLERDSIFWKEIVRNFVYDFLHQKEKEFPEMNVRFNEGELSHVKKRLPSNYRILHFYNKECNIFSCVKARQVFGNNFLFSGSTFNSYLSQILTLWEQYTDYVLIIDGGIDNEAIVNELVGFLNEWREKSVILVTDSEDAMLRKLRELSTVEKYIDTFSMSQLDQESLDIILECNVTFQGHSVRLKSLANTSDIESSVTADILRQLLSGLEIGEKLPEEDDHYVSRRLSRKEYVNTAGNHSAEGKIYDDIKEIMELSDKVIVISGDLGMGKSTELTHFALQLKVADPTLWIVRINLNDERNVLSSNEPDLALKLLETGGKVDTEFERCLFEHRLGNEGKVIVMLDGYDEVCPYYADKVIAIIKELGNTKVGKVFVTSRTDMQHKLETGLSAIAFELMPFSEEEQKEFLWKYWKDKSGGGYNLHVFVDQLLQVTCNSLSNYKEFTAIPLLIKILAEVFNAEGAKFYHKSDVNLPDRLDLLTLHEMIIEKMWEVYYARNKKCSVDSDFNMLKGMFEQNHMYCAVYKLLDKDQIMLLKNSNSVTGEAKRVLEKLKSDVEGRDIVFYFKNRRPIFSHITFASYYAALWFSKNLQSEKDFICRHILTPSFKLVRQFFNAILARDFPLHRAVLNGNKTIVQTLLTDSCDVNARDLGGRTALHLSVMTHLDVCNNSGYEYCRFDPWNLSGNYIYITDTVEHQITSILAEHTSDLNSGDEVLSWSPIRLADQIKAWSCVDLLLGKGVACTDLVSAEESNLWHILNCCSRGSLLHLVKFIYSSRNNVQRAVLAFPSPYNEMNILITALHQAAEHGHLELVKFLLDNGADINVQTEVLKNIKYTERLAICDERLVLTGDNIQGTFVNHNIWEFSQEAHELPNDKKFKCLLNQILFNNDILHMVTPLMYAARRGHLNIVKYLVDQGADTSLCDSHNQNAFMYAVRGGHLEVVRFLWNNTGINKSNINEHSFPLHMSVSVGNFDVVKFLLETRAFDVDEWAWCNKLQMSEFSTPLLLAVKAGHTKMVELLCKHGADINIKDSTEKKTALEIAISREDFHTEEVLRFIKCE; this is encoded by the coding sequence GCTACTTCATCCAGAAAGGGGAcatataaaagaagaaaaggagcAGCTAATATGAGAGGAGAGTTATTTGAATTGAAGGTGATAGCCCTGTTGTTCCTTCGAGCAATCAAGACCAGACAAAAGTTTTCTCTCGGTTCTAATGTGGAAGTAGCAGGTCCCTTCGATGACATAGCTTTGAGTTTAAAAAATAGGACAATTTTCTTACAGTTGAAACATAAAGAGAAAGATGCTATCTATGAATCACAATTCACTGTTTTGAATGGAGTTTTCAGTTTGTTCCAGTACTGCGAATTCTTGTGTGTTAAGGAAAAGGATTGGAATACAAATGAACAATTAAATGGTTTTGGCATTTTTGAAGATTgcctttttgtaatctatacaaATGCAGAATTAAAGTCGAAAAAGAATTGCTTTCTAGACGATAAAGATGACTGGCAAAGTCTTATAGGTACTGAAGGAAGAATACAATGTTTCAGTGAAAAAGATTGGCCAGATATTCATGAAAAGTTTTCAAATTTACCAGCACATAAGGAACTTTTAAATCGTGCAGTTAGTGGCAGTACCACAGACAGTACACAGGCTATTCTCGACGTTGTAAAAACGCTATGGAACAGAACTGCAAACAAAGTGCCCAGAAATGAGGAACTCAAGAAAATACTGTCCAaacttcagaattttaaaaatttatctgAATACAAGGACTTCTTATCAAAAATATGGATCTTCACAGGACAAAAGAACGAGAGTGAACTTGATGACCTCATAAAAAAGGCTTTGGAAGGCGCATGTGGTACAGATTCTTCATATAACAAATATATGGAAGACATTAAGAAATGGTGGAAGAAGGGTAAAACTTATCTCGAAAGGGATAGTATTTTCTGGAAAGAAATAGTAAGGAACTTCGTTTATGATTTTTTGCATCAAAAGGAAAAGGAGTTTCCAGAGATGAACGTCAGATTTAATGAAGGAGAATTAAGTCATGTGAAAAAACGCTTGCCATCTAACTATAGAATATTACACTTTTATAATAAAGAGTGTAACATTTTCAGCTGTGTGAAGGCACGTCAAGTTTTCGGAAATAATTTTCTGTTTAGTGGAAGTacatttaattcatatttatcACAAATTTTAACTCTTTGGGAACAATATACAGATTACGTACTTATTATTGATGGTGGGATAGACAATGAGGCAATTGTGAATGAGCTTGTTGGTTTCCTCAATGAGTGGCGAGAGAAGTCGGTAATTCTTGTTACTGACTCTGAAGATGCTATGCTACGAAAACTCCGAGAGCTCAGTACAGTGGAGAAATATATTGACACATTCTCCATGAGTCAGTTAGATCAAGAATCTCTTGACATAATACTAGAATGCAATGTTACTTTTCAAGGTCATTCAGTGAGGTTGAAGTCTTTAGCTAACACGAGTGACATCGAAAGCTCAGTGACTGCTGATATTTTGCGACAATTGCTTTCAGGCTTAGAAATAGGAGAGAAACTCCCTGAAGAGGATGATCATTATGTTTCACGCAGATTATCACGAAAAGAGTACGTTAACACAGCAGGAAATCACAGTGCAGAAGGGAAAATATACGACGATATAAAGGAAATAATGGAGCTTTCTGATAAAGTCATCGTAATTTCTGGGGATCTCGGAATGGGGAAGTCAACTGAACTCACTCATTTTGCGTTGCAGTTGAAAGTTGCCGATCCAACTTTATGGATTGTGAGAATAAATCTCAACGATGAAAGAAATGTACTGTCTAGTAATGAACCTGATTTGGCTTTAAAGCTGCTAGAGACAGGAGGGAAAGTGGACACTGAATTCGAAAGGTGTCTGTTTGAACACAGATTAGGAAATGAAGGGAAAGTGATCGTCATGCTGGACGGTTATGATGAAGTATGTCCATATTATGCAGACAAAGTGATAGCAATTATAAAAGAACTCGGTAACACAAAAGTTGGAAAGGTGTTTGTAACATCTCGCACAGACATGCAGCACAAGTTGGAAACAGGTTTGTCTGCTATTGCATTTGAATTGATGCCATTTTCAGAAGAAGAACAAAAGGAATTCCTGTGGAAATACTGGAAAGATAAAAGCGGTGGCGGATACAACCTGCATGTCTTCGTTGATCAATTGTTGCAAGTTACGTGTAACTCTCTGAGTAATTACAAGGAATTCACTGCAATTCCTCTACTGATAAAGATTTTGGCAGAAGTTTTCAATGCTGAAGGGGCAAAATTCTATCATAAGAGTGATGTTAATCTTCCTGACAGATTGGATCTGTTAACGCTGCACGAAATGATCATTGAAAAGATGTGGGAGGTGTATTATGCGAGGAACAAAAAATGTAGTGTAGATAGCGATTTCAATATGTTAAAAGGTATGTTTGAACAAAATCATATGTACTGCGCTGTATACAAGTTACTAGATAAAGACCAAATTATGTtactaaaaaattcaaattccgtTACTGGAGAAGCTAAAAGAGTTTTAGAGAAATTAAAATCAGATGTCGAAGGAAGAGACATTGTTTTCTACTTTAAAAATCGCAGACCTATATTTTCGCATATAACCTTTGCGAGCTATTATGCCGCACTGTGGTTTTCAAAGAATTTGCAAAGTGAAAAAGATTTCATATGTAGACATATTTTAACACCAAGTTTCAAGCTGGTGAGACAATTTTTCAATGCAATTTTAGCTCGAGATTTTCCATTGCATCGTGCAGTGCTGAATGGAAATAAGACTATAGTACAGACTTTATTGACTGACTCTTGCGATGTTAACGCAAGGGATCTTGGTGGCCGGACTGCTTTGCATCTGTCAGTCATGACACATCTTGATGTTTGTAATAACAGTGGTTATGAATATTGTCGATTTGATCCATGGAATCTCAGTggcaattatatttatattactgaTACTGTGGAGCATCAGATAACTTCAATTCTAGCAGAGCATACTTCAGATTTGAATAGCGGGGATGAAGTACTTTCTTGGAGTCCCATCCGCTTAGCTGATCAAATTAAAGCTTGGTCGTGCGTTGACTTGCTCCTAGGCAAAGGCGTCGCATGCACTGATCTTGTATCTGCAGAAGAGAGCAATCTGTGGCATATCTTGAATTGCTGTTCTCGAGGGAGCTTGTTGCATCTGGTCAAGTTTATATATTCGTCAAGAAATAATGTACAGCGTGCAGTTCTCGCATTTCCATCACCATACAATGAAATGAATATCTTAATTACCGCGTTGCACCAAGCTGCAGAACATGGACATTTAGAATTGGTTAAATTTCTCTTGGATAATGGTGCAGATATTAATGTACAGACTGaagtattgaaaaatattaaatatactgAGAGGTTAGCAATTTGTGATGAAAGATTAGTGTTAACAGGAGATAATATCCAAGGAACTTTTGTAAATCATAACATATGGGAATTTAGTCAAGAGGCACATGAATTACCCAATGACAAGAAATTCAAGTGTTTATTAAACCAAATTCTTTTTAACAATGACATTTTACACATGGTAACTCCACTCATGTATGCAGCAAGAAGAGGGCATTTGAACATCGTTAAATATTTAGTGGACCAAGGTGCAGACACCAGTCTGTGTGACTCCCACAATCAAAATGCTTTTATGTACGCAGTCAGAGGGGGACACTTGGAAGTCGTTAGATTTTTGTGGaacaataccggtattaataaatCCAACATAAATGAACACTCTTTTCCTTTACATATGTCTGTATCAGTAGGCAATTTTGATGTGGTGAAATTCCTCTTGGAAACGAGGGCGTTTGATGTTGATGAATGGGCCTGGTGTAATAAACTACAAATGAGCGAATTCAGCACTCCACTGTTATTGGCTGTTAAAGCAGGGCATACAAAGATGGTGGAATTGTTGTGCAAGCACGGTGCGGACATAAATATTAAGGAttcgactgaaaagaaaactgcaTTGGAAATTGCAATATCCAGAGAAGATTTCCATACTGAAGAAGTCCTCAGATTCATAAAATGTGAATGA